The genome window CAAATCTTTGATAATATCATGCTCATCATTGTAACCTAAACTCCCATCACCATAAGTTGCAGCCGAAGAAGCATAGATTAATGGAATACCATAATCAACACATTTTTTCCAAATTGTTTTTGAGTAATTAAGATTTAATTTGTCAAAAACATTTTTATCAAACTCCGTTGTATCAGTGCGAGCACCAATATGAAAAATGAACTGCACCAATTTATTGTTGTTATCAAGCCAATTAAAAAATTTATCTCTATTAATTTTATGACTTAAGTCTGCTCCTTTAAGATTCTTATTTTTTTCTTCATTAGAAAAATCATCAACTGCAACAATATCCTTAAAACCTTCTTTGTTTAATTTTTCAACAAAACAACTTCCGATAAAACCTGTCGCTCCTGTAACTATTATCATAATTCATTTTTTTTAATAAGAATGAATAAAAAAATCACCTTTTAAATAAAGTACAAAGCTATTTCATTTTACTACATTGCCAATGAATTTAGTTGAAAATCTCTAAAATTAGATGTATTAGTAAAAGTGAAATTTATAAGCTAATTTCATCTCTGTAAAAAAAATAATAATTACAAAATTAATAGGGTTTATATTATGTTTTTGTAATAAATTTGCAAATCTTAACAATCAAACAATAAACAAAATGCTATTAACATTAAAAATTGAAAATTTTCGTTCTGTAAAATCACCATTGTTAATTGATTTTACTACTGAAAAACGATTAAATGAAGATAACTTACTGTATAATTCATTTAATCAAAATGGAAATGAATTATTAAAAAGTTTAGTCTTTTATGGAAGAAATGCCTCTGGGAAAAGCAATATTTTGATGGCTTTAGATGCAATATCTTATCTAATTGAAAACTCTGATACGTTTAAACACGGAAAAAACATCCCACCTTATGAACCTTTCCTATTTGACATTGAATCCAAAAACAATACTGTAAAGTTTGAAATAGACTTTATTAGTGTGAAAAATAAAATCAGGTATAAATATTCAATGTCTTTCAATTCTTCTGAAATCATTAATGAAGCATTATATTTTTACCCTGAAAAAGTAAAAGCAAAATTGTATGAAAGAAATAAAGAAAAAATAACTTACGGAGATTATTATCGTGGCACAAAAAAGAAAATAGAAGATGATTTATTACCAAATCAGTTGTTTTTATCAAAATCAGCAACAAGTAAAATAAAATACCTTGATGATGTTTATTTATACTTTACAAGATATATTTATGTTTCAATATTACATGATATAGAATATGACAAATCAATTATCAGAGCTTTCTCAGAACTCATTTTAAAAGATGAAAATCTGAAACAAAATTTATTAGAATTATTACAAGCAGCCGACACAAATATTCTTGATTTCAGTATAACAGAAAATGAGAAAAAAATGAAATTTTCCGACAATGTTCCAGAGGAAGCACAAAAAGAATTTCTTGATAATTATAAATATGAAGTATTAACAATTCATAGTCTTTTTAAAAATGACAAAGAAATTGGAAAATCAACTTTGGAATTGGAAAAAGAATCACTTGGAACAAAAAAATTATTTGCAATAGGAAGTATAATTATTGACACTTTAGATGATGGCGGTGTGATTGTAATTGATGAATTAGATAAAGGATTGCATCCATTATTAACAAAAGTTATTATCAATTTATTTAACAGCAAAAAAAATAATCCTAACAATGCTCAGTTAATATTTGCAACTCACGATAGCACATTGTTAGATACAAAAATTTTAAGACGCGACCAAATTTGTTTTGTTGACAAAGATTATCAAGGAGGTACTACAATTTATAAGCTAAGTGATATTAAAGGAA of Bacteroidota bacterium contains these proteins:
- a CDS encoding AAA family ATPase; its protein translation is MLLTLKIENFRSVKSPLLIDFTTEKRLNEDNLLYNSFNQNGNELLKSLVFYGRNASGKSNILMALDAISYLIENSDTFKHGKNIPPYEPFLFDIESKNNTVKFEIDFISVKNKIRYKYSMSFNSSEIINEALYFYPEKVKAKLYERNKEKITYGDYYRGTKKKIEDDLLPNQLFLSKSATSKIKYLDDVYLYFTRYIYVSILHDIEYDKSIIRAFSELILKDENLKQNLLELLQAADTNILDFSITENEKKMKFSDNVPEEAQKEFLDNYKYEVLTIHSLFKNDKEIGKSTLELEKESLGTKKLFAIGSIIIDTLDDGGVIVIDELDKGLHPLLTKVIINLFNSKKNNPNNAQLIFATHDSTLLDTKILRRDQICFVDKDYQGGTTIYKLSDIKGIRKDIPIDKWYLSGRFKAIPVISEVQLKF